Proteins encoded in a region of the Cytobacillus pseudoceanisediminis genome:
- a CDS encoding FecCD family ABC transporter permease, which produces MTSARFTLLMAALAAGLLASMTFAVMVGSVDITPRLIGEVLFSKLGVFTETDASKAQTVIIWDIRFPRIVLAAIVGASLAICGAAIQALVKNSIADPYILGVSSGASVGAASVILLGAFSILGEYAISLAAFLGAILAVMIVFFLARVNGRLSVIRLLLAGIAVSMVLSAITNFMLMMSKQQGGIQAVMHWMLGSLAGAKWSNLGIPFFSMLLVFILLLMNYRQLNALLLGEETAATLGVNLDRFRIFIILFVSLLTGVVVAVSGSIGFVGLIIPHIVRMMAGSNYKMVLPISALMGAIFLVWADMGARIVLAPEEMPIGIITAICGSPFFIWMLRRKQYSFGDGE; this is translated from the coding sequence ATGACTAGTGCACGATTTACATTACTGATGGCTGCACTGGCCGCGGGGCTGCTTGCTTCCATGACTTTTGCCGTGATGGTAGGATCTGTGGATATTACCCCGCGCCTTATTGGGGAAGTGCTATTCTCCAAGCTGGGTGTATTCACAGAAACAGATGCTTCCAAGGCACAAACGGTTATTATTTGGGATATACGATTCCCTCGTATTGTACTTGCGGCCATAGTAGGTGCTTCCCTGGCCATTTGCGGCGCAGCCATTCAAGCATTAGTGAAAAACTCGATAGCAGATCCTTATATTCTCGGAGTATCTTCCGGAGCATCCGTTGGAGCTGCATCTGTCATTTTACTTGGTGCATTCAGCATTTTGGGGGAGTATGCCATATCCTTGGCCGCATTCTTAGGGGCTATCCTTGCGGTCATGATTGTGTTTTTCCTAGCACGTGTCAATGGACGCCTATCGGTCATTCGTCTGCTTTTGGCAGGGATTGCGGTTTCGATGGTGTTATCCGCCATTACCAATTTTATGCTGATGATGTCCAAGCAGCAGGGCGGCATTCAAGCGGTCATGCATTGGATGCTCGGCAGTCTGGCAGGCGCGAAATGGTCCAATCTTGGCATCCCATTTTTTTCAATGCTGCTTGTTTTTATTCTGCTGCTTATGAATTATCGGCAGCTTAATGCTTTATTGCTTGGAGAGGAAACGGCAGCGACACTTGGTGTTAATCTGGACCGGTTTCGTATATTTATCATTCTCTTTGTATCCCTTCTGACCGGTGTGGTCGTCGCGGTCAGCGGAAGCATTGGCTTTGTCGGGCTGATTATCCCTCACATCGTGCGGATGATGGCTGGGTCTAATTACAAAATGGTTCTCCCGATAAGCGCCCTAATGGGTGCCATTTTCTTAGTTTGGGCCGATATGGGTGCACGTATAGTGCTGGCGCCTGAAGAAATGCCAATCGGGATTATAACCGCTATTTGCGGAAGCCCATTCTTTATCTGGATGCTTAGGCGAAAGCAATATTCTTTTGGGGACGGTGAATAA
- a CDS encoding ABC transporter substrate-binding protein: protein MKISRIWAFLVLAAVLLLSACSSEKANTAKVKNEQAEQTEKVVIENEGFVNEYEEAPKRAISLNQHVTEIMLALGLEDSMAGTAFLDNEIYEPLQEAYDKVPVLAEQYPSKEQVISEEADFLYGGWESAFNEKNIATREELKKLGINSYLQSSSVKVAPTLEDIYGDIRNIASIFRVEERGEKLIAQMNQEIEAITSQLPKVKEPLDVLVYDSGETDVFTATQNFMNTLVTMAGGHNVFGDVKGNWATVSKEDAVERQPDVIVVIDYGSTTAEQKIEFLKKDPALSQTPAVQNERFVILPLSAASEGVRVGEALEVLAKGFYPEAFKN from the coding sequence ATGAAAATCAGCAGAATTTGGGCTTTTCTGGTCTTAGCGGCCGTATTATTATTGTCCGCATGCTCAAGCGAAAAGGCAAATACAGCAAAGGTGAAAAATGAACAAGCGGAGCAGACGGAGAAAGTGGTTATTGAAAATGAAGGGTTTGTGAATGAATACGAAGAAGCGCCAAAGCGTGCTATATCATTAAATCAGCATGTGACTGAAATCATGCTGGCACTTGGTTTAGAAGATTCAATGGCTGGTACAGCATTTTTAGATAACGAGATTTATGAGCCACTACAGGAGGCATACGACAAAGTTCCAGTATTAGCAGAACAGTATCCATCAAAAGAACAAGTCATATCAGAAGAAGCAGACTTTCTATATGGCGGCTGGGAAAGTGCCTTCAATGAGAAAAACATTGCAACACGTGAAGAACTAAAGAAATTAGGCATTAATAGCTACTTACAATCTTCATCTGTTAAAGTGGCACCCACCCTGGAAGATATCTATGGTGACATCCGCAATATCGCAAGCATTTTCCGGGTAGAAGAACGCGGTGAAAAACTAATTGCCCAAATGAACCAAGAGATTGAAGCCATTACATCACAATTGCCCAAAGTAAAAGAGCCGCTGGATGTCCTGGTTTACGACAGCGGCGAAACAGATGTATTCACCGCCACACAAAACTTCATGAACACACTTGTCACAATGGCAGGCGGCCACAATGTCTTCGGGGATGTAAAAGGAAATTGGGCGACTGTCTCAAAAGAAGATGCAGTTGAACGCCAGCCTGATGTAATAGTAGTGATAGATTATGGATCAACAACTGCAGAACAAAAAATAGAATTCCTAAAAAAAGATCCGGCCTTAAGCCAGACACCTGCCGTCCAAAACGAACGCTTTGTCATCCTGCCTTTATCAGCAGCATCTGAAGGAGTTCGTGTTGGGGAAGCGCTTGAGGTTTTGGCAAAAGGTTTTTATCCGGAAGCTTTCAAAAATTAG
- a CDS encoding CbiX/SirB N-terminal domain-containing protein: protein MTTWNLTQMQRHLLICNGATCMGAGAEEVTQQIRDEIRKNRLDEHIHTSRTRCNGRCKDKCVVIDYPKGTWYSVQQEETARGIVQEAVKEDAIIYSMEHGERKRNENRIKGIDKYKKGKGTMKKAVLFVGHGSRMEAGNNEVRQFVGQMRDCIDPALLVETCFLEFASPNIEDGIQLCVEKGADEIHVIPIILLHAGHSKLHIPAEIEHAKEHFPDIQFTYGQTIGVHEEVLEILKTRLAETGFDVNQTHEDTAILLIGRGGSDPYANADFYKISRLLWEKLNVSAVECAFMGVTTPTVKDGMERCIKLGAKKIIMLPYFLFTGILMERMNKMAEQFKASYPHISIDIAEYFGYHPKLRTVLLERMNQALDGTSTGMQDLENFRKYAEEHGYEHHHHH from the coding sequence ATGACAACCTGGAACCTAACACAAATGCAGCGTCACCTGCTCATCTGCAACGGCGCAACCTGTATGGGAGCAGGCGCAGAAGAAGTCACACAGCAAATACGCGATGAAATCCGAAAAAACCGTTTAGACGAGCATATTCATACATCCCGTACACGCTGCAATGGCCGCTGCAAAGACAAATGCGTCGTCATTGATTACCCAAAAGGAACCTGGTATTCAGTCCAGCAAGAAGAAACAGCCCGCGGCATTGTTCAAGAAGCAGTGAAAGAAGATGCAATCATATACTCCATGGAACACGGCGAACGTAAACGCAATGAAAACCGCATAAAAGGAATTGATAAATACAAGAAAGGAAAAGGAACAATGAAAAAAGCTGTCTTATTTGTCGGGCATGGCAGCAGGATGGAGGCAGGGAATAACGAGGTCCGCCAATTCGTCGGGCAAATGAGAGACTGCATTGACCCAGCCCTTCTGGTAGAAACCTGCTTCTTGGAATTTGCATCCCCCAATATTGAAGACGGAATTCAGCTTTGTGTTGAAAAAGGGGCAGATGAAATCCATGTCATTCCCATCATCCTATTGCATGCCGGACACTCCAAACTGCACATTCCGGCAGAAATTGAACATGCCAAAGAGCATTTCCCGGATATTCAGTTCACCTATGGCCAGACGATAGGGGTTCATGAGGAAGTCCTTGAAATATTAAAAACAAGACTTGCCGAAACCGGCTTTGATGTAAATCAAACACATGAAGATACGGCTATTTTATTAATCGGACGGGGCGGCAGCGATCCATATGCCAATGCTGATTTTTATAAGATCAGCAGATTGCTGTGGGAAAAGTTAAATGTATCTGCTGTTGAATGTGCCTTCATGGGGGTTACAACCCCAACCGTCAAGGATGGGATGGAGCGCTGCATTAAACTGGGCGCCAAAAAGATCATCATGCTGCCATATTTCTTATTTACCGGCATTTTAATGGAAAGAATGAACAAAATGGCCGAACAGTTTAAAGCAAGCTATCCTCATATATCCATAGATATTGCTGAATACTTCGGATACCATCCAAAGTTGAGAACAGTGCTGCTAGAGCGTATGAATCAGGCCCTTGACGGCACTTCGACAGGAATGCAGGATCTGGAAAATTTCCGTAAGTATGCAGAAGAACATGGCTATGAGCATCATCACCATCATTAA
- a CDS encoding CBO0543 family protein, with protein MEKKLLNLLLGLCIFSVPFLFKGKKMRETLVVFFSKGVLATLVDAYVVGTKRVEYPVRPFSKIFKTNVIYDILFFPLLSVIWVKISYNDKLRNIFLKSLIFSVPMSIAQWYFEKNTRLFKWRKWSIFHTFGSVNFTLFTIRGFVGFIKILDRLKNNRNLTKLEG; from the coding sequence ATGGAGAAAAAATTATTGAACCTGCTTCTCGGATTGTGCATTTTTTCAGTTCCATTTTTGTTTAAAGGGAAAAAAATGAGGGAGACTTTAGTTGTCTTTTTCTCGAAAGGCGTTCTTGCCACTCTTGTTGATGCCTATGTTGTTGGAACGAAAAGAGTTGAATATCCGGTCCGCCCTTTTTCAAAAATTTTTAAAACCAACGTAATTTATGATATTTTGTTTTTCCCGCTTTTAAGTGTGATTTGGGTTAAGATTTCTTACAATGACAAATTAAGAAATATCTTTCTCAAAAGTTTGATATTCAGTGTCCCAATGAGCATCGCCCAATGGTATTTTGAGAAAAACACCAGACTATTTAAGTGGAGGAAATGGTCCATTTTCCATACCTTTGGCAGTGTGAATTTTACCTTATTCACTATTAGAGGTTTTGTTGGGTTTATTAAGATATTGGATCGATTAAAGAATAATCGGAACTTAACTAAGTTAGAAGGTTAA
- a CDS encoding lysoplasmalogenase, whose amino-acid sequence MKNLLIPILIGLMAFLYIFIIPQEPLAIKVVFKLIPMALIIINAFRKLPASPSPALRLVIIGLFFCMLGDGFIAVSFVAGLGAFLVGHLFYLTGFLKMAHITNLRLAAIIPIGLYSWLIGRQLIASLAAEGNGMLVMSVIAYMLVISIMALSAILTGSKWAIAGSLLFVISDSILSWNMFVSGVFYSDVFIMTTYYSAQFLIACSLSSFGKREATITAKSEVIRPF is encoded by the coding sequence TTGAAAAATCTGCTGATTCCTATTTTAATAGGACTGATGGCTTTCTTGTATATTTTCATTATTCCTCAAGAGCCCCTGGCAATTAAGGTCGTCTTCAAGCTGATTCCTATGGCACTAATTATTATTAATGCATTCCGTAAGCTCCCTGCCAGTCCTTCGCCGGCATTGCGTTTAGTCATTATAGGCTTATTTTTCTGCATGCTCGGGGATGGATTCATTGCCGTGTCATTTGTTGCCGGACTTGGGGCTTTCCTGGTTGGCCATCTGTTCTATTTGACTGGATTCCTGAAAATGGCGCATATCACTAATCTGCGGCTGGCTGCCATAATCCCGATTGGTTTATATTCCTGGCTCATTGGCCGCCAGCTGATTGCATCCTTAGCTGCTGAGGGAAATGGGATGCTGGTGATGTCGGTTATTGCCTACATGTTGGTCATTTCAATAATGGCTTTATCAGCCATCCTGACCGGCAGCAAATGGGCCATTGCCGGGAGCCTTTTGTTTGTGATCTCGGACTCCATTCTGTCTTGGAATATGTTTGTTTCAGGCGTTTTTTATTCAGATGTTTTCATCATGACAACTTACTACTCTGCCCAATTCCTGATTGCGTGCAGCCTTTCTTCATTTGGGAAAAGAGAGGCGACAATCACAGCAAAATCGGAAGTGATTCGGCCATTCTAA
- a CDS encoding CBO0543 family protein, with protein sequence MAFEEGLAKSEKAYEQFTEISAAFADIVKNDFITTWQWWVGLALFIIPWLVWIKYRKKDSTGRLLLAGLLIIILSLTIDLAALSLGLWSYPLIIIPLAPFLFLPYHFSLAPVGIMFALQIKPQMNSLLKGILFSAIAAFGGMNFFNAIDFYNPKSWSTLYDFVIFLTLYYAGYWITRMESLHRLDEIKSEGK encoded by the coding sequence ATGGCGTTTGAAGAGGGACTGGCAAAATCTGAAAAAGCATATGAACAGTTTACGGAGATAAGCGCTGCATTCGCGGATATCGTTAAGAACGATTTTATTACAACATGGCAATGGTGGGTTGGACTTGCTTTGTTTATCATTCCCTGGCTGGTATGGATTAAGTACAGGAAAAAGGACAGCACCGGGCGTCTTCTCTTAGCTGGTTTATTAATTATTATTTTATCCCTTACAATCGATCTGGCAGCATTATCCTTGGGGTTATGGTCCTATCCTTTGATCATTATTCCTCTGGCACCTTTTCTATTTTTGCCGTATCACTTTTCCTTAGCACCAGTCGGAATAATGTTTGCTCTCCAGATAAAGCCGCAAATGAATAGCTTGTTAAAAGGAATTCTTTTCTCTGCCATTGCAGCTTTTGGAGGGATGAATTTCTTTAACGCCATTGATTTTTATAATCCAAAAAGCTGGTCTACTTTATATGATTTTGTCATTTTCCTCACACTTTACTATGCCGGATATTGGATAACGAGAATGGAGAGTTTACATAGGCTGGATGAGATAAAATCGGAAGGAAAGTAA
- a CDS encoding DUF3231 family protein → MPNALEAIFNMLRISFDNTNEPKSLLHVIEVGDLWKYVTLVEEFIRYEEMGLNTTADDEVREMLTDIVKVCEAQVKRVGNFMKNEGIPLPDVTSSKPNSNPKDVPLGVKLTDDEIANGVAFKLVTCSQACAKGQADAIRNDLGLMWTEFFLEWTAIGATVKTLMRKRGWLKVPPYYYTPGSPQR, encoded by the coding sequence ATGCCTAACGCGTTAGAAGCAATTTTTAATATGCTCAGAATTTCATTTGATAATACAAATGAACCTAAATCTCTCTTACATGTGATTGAAGTTGGAGACCTATGGAAGTATGTAACTTTAGTTGAAGAATTTATCCGGTACGAAGAAATGGGATTAAACACAACTGCTGATGATGAAGTACGGGAAATGTTGACAGATATAGTAAAGGTATGTGAAGCACAGGTGAAAAGGGTAGGCAATTTTATGAAAAACGAAGGAATTCCTTTACCTGATGTAACTTCTTCAAAGCCAAATTCAAACCCGAAAGATGTTCCTTTAGGTGTTAAGTTAACGGATGATGAAATTGCAAATGGCGTCGCCTTTAAATTAGTTACATGTTCACAAGCATGCGCAAAAGGACAGGCAGACGCTATCCGTAATGATTTAGGCCTCATGTGGACTGAATTCTTTTTAGAATGGACAGCAATAGGGGCAACTGTAAAAACATTGATGAGGAAAAGAGGATGGCTTAAAGTGCCGCCATATTACTATACTCCAGGTTCTCCACAAAGGTAA
- a CDS encoding M20/M25/M40 family metallo-hydrolase, with product MFDVKGRSAHAGVEPERGRSAIDELAHKVVKLHDLNDYERGLSVNVGLIDGGISSNTVAPDAEAQVDVRVKNMEQAKEITAKITEIAEEEEVQGTETSLSGKIGRPPMEKVAGTDKLIEEIKAAGEELGMSIREVSTGGGSDAAYTSTEGVPTVDGMGPLGEFSHSETDEYIDLKTFPKRTALLASTIERLSKLG from the coding sequence ATCTTTGATGTTAAAGGAAGAAGTGCCCATGCCGGGGTTGAACCCGAAAGAGGACGAAGCGCCATCGATGAACTGGCGCATAAAGTGGTTAAACTTCATGATTTAAATGATTACGAGAGGGGCTTATCGGTCAATGTTGGCTTAATTGACGGCGGCATCTCTTCCAATACCGTCGCCCCGGATGCAGAAGCGCAAGTGGATGTTCGAGTGAAGAACATGGAACAGGCAAAGGAGATTACTGCAAAAATCACAGAAATTGCAGAGGAGGAAGAAGTGCAGGGAACAGAAACCAGCTTATCAGGTAAAATTGGAAGGCCGCCAATGGAAAAAGTCGCAGGAACGGACAAATTGATTGAGGAAATAAAGGCAGCAGGGGAAGAACTTGGAATGTCTATTAGGGAAGTCAGCACCGGTGGAGGTTCGGATGCAGCGTATACATCCACTGAAGGCGTCCCAACTGTGGACGGCATGGGACCGCTCGGAGAATTTTCCCACAGTGAAACAGATGAGTATATCGATTTAAAAACGTTCCCGAAGCGAACGGCTTTACTGGCAAGTACGATCGAGAGGCTGAGCAAGCTTGGATAA
- a CDS encoding DUF3231 family protein, whose protein sequence is MDKDSFNHHTKITAPELATLWSQYMNDSLSHCILRYFVHHVKDEDIKDVLIYALDLSERHLQKVKEFLTEEKYPIPIGFTDEDVNLEAPPLFTDTFMIIYIHIMSIHGLTRYAGAMGNAIREDQRQYMMQVIGETLKLVDRASNVLLNKGILSKPPVFNNHQSVDFLEEKKYLTGWLGKRRPISAVEISGTYMNMQKTMAKIVLELGFSQVAQSKEVRKYMERSRHLCHKHFEILSSMLEEDNLNIPKTLETEVTDSTVPPFSDKLIMTHIAALLSSAIGYYGEALSMCQRRDLSASYARMIAEMGVLAEDGINLLIKNEWMEQPPIATDHEELAKRK, encoded by the coding sequence ATGGACAAGGATTCATTTAATCACCATACAAAAATTACGGCACCTGAATTAGCTACCCTCTGGTCACAATATATGAATGACAGCTTATCTCACTGCATACTGCGTTATTTTGTTCATCATGTCAAGGATGAAGACATCAAGGATGTCCTTATCTATGCACTTGATTTATCTGAACGGCATCTCCAAAAAGTAAAGGAATTTCTGACAGAAGAAAAATATCCAATACCTATTGGATTTACGGATGAAGATGTCAATCTGGAAGCTCCGCCATTGTTTACCGATACATTTATGATCATTTATATTCATATCATGTCCATTCATGGGCTAACAAGATATGCCGGTGCAATGGGAAACGCCATTCGCGAAGACCAGAGGCAATACATGATGCAAGTGATAGGGGAAACTCTTAAACTGGTCGATCGGGCATCTAATGTCTTGCTGAACAAAGGGATTCTGAGTAAGCCGCCGGTTTTTAATAATCATCAGTCTGTTGACTTTTTGGAAGAGAAAAAATATTTAACAGGGTGGCTTGGAAAACGCAGACCAATTAGCGCAGTTGAAATTAGCGGTACATATATGAATATGCAAAAGACAATGGCGAAAATTGTTCTGGAACTGGGCTTTAGTCAAGTGGCTCAATCAAAAGAGGTACGAAAATATATGGAAAGAAGCAGACATCTCTGCCATAAACACTTTGAGATCCTCTCATCAATGTTGGAAGAAGATAATTTAAACATACCGAAAACTCTTGAAACAGAAGTAACCGATTCAACTGTTCCACCCTTTTCTGACAAACTGATAATGACACATATAGCAGCACTGCTTTCATCTGCCATAGGATATTATGGTGAGGCATTGTCCATGTGCCAGAGGAGGGACTTATCAGCGAGCTACGCGCGAATGATTGCTGAGATGGGAGTATTAGCTGAAGATGGCATCAATTTATTAATCAAAAATGAATGGATGGAGCAGCCGCCCATTGCGACCGATCATGAAGAATTGGCAAAGAGAAAATGA
- a CDS encoding helix-turn-helix domain-containing protein — MAIIINVDVMLAKRKMSVTELSERVGITMANLSILKNGKAKAIRFSTLEAICKALDCQPGDILEYRNDKED; from the coding sequence ATGGCTATTATTATAAATGTTGATGTGATGCTGGCAAAAAGGAAAATGAGTGTAACAGAACTCTCAGAAAGGGTAGGAATCACAATGGCAAACCTCTCTATTTTGAAAAATGGAAAGGCGAAGGCGATAAGGTTTTCAACTCTGGAGGCCATTTGTAAAGCTTTGGACTGCCAGCCTGGTGATATCCTGGAATACCGCAATGATAAGGAAGATTAA
- a CDS encoding CBO0543 family protein, translated as MHCILVILVIIFAYFKGDWHNWERYYPSMLYISVASFIYEFISHSHFHLWELEKGILNLMGVHLLHNILINPLIGFMFLSNIPSSLKKQIFYYAKWIVLFWAAEWLANRFSFISYHNGWNIWWSFLFVIIMFPMIHLHYVHKLRALFLSVIIAAIYLYLFDYL; from the coding sequence ATGCACTGCATCCTTGTTATCCTGGTCATTATCTTTGCTTATTTTAAAGGTGACTGGCACAATTGGGAAAGATATTATCCTTCCATGCTATACATTTCCGTAGCATCCTTCATTTATGAATTTATATCACACAGCCATTTTCACTTATGGGAACTTGAAAAAGGCATTTTAAATCTGATGGGTGTTCATCTATTGCATAACATCCTAATTAACCCTTTAATTGGATTTATGTTCTTATCTAATATCCCCAGCAGCCTAAAAAAGCAAATTTTCTATTATGCAAAATGGATTGTCTTATTTTGGGCGGCTGAATGGCTGGCAAACCGATTTAGTTTTATATCCTACCATAATGGATGGAATATTTGGTGGTCATTTTTATTTGTAATCATTATGTTTCCAATGATTCATTTACACTATGTCCATAAACTTCGTGCATTATTTCTTTCGGTTATTATTGCAGCTATTTATTTATATTTATTTGATTATCTATAA